A single region of the Moorena sp. SIOASIH genome encodes:
- a CDS encoding ABC transporter ATP-binding protein: MEQSTLTLVPQLTTSEPIPVVQTSQLRKVYRTGFWLNQKIESLKNCSLSVYQGETFGLLGPNGAGKTTLLKTLLGIVRPTGGQGWLLGHPLGNVKVKQRIGYLPENPYFYDYLTGWEFLQFTAGLFQIPHEVKRKRIPRLLELVGLSQSAARKKQLRQYSKGMLQRIGMAQALINNPEVVFLDEPMSGLDPMGRYQIREIIMSLKAQGKTIFFNSHVLSDVEKICDRIAILANGELICMGALDELLGTDNTYRVKGKGGNIDIIKRWLMELEFEDDCWYGQLRGEPQEFMASLRLMDAQLISMTLNRPSLEEFFMKQLNNPGLRE, encoded by the coding sequence ATGGAGCAATCTACTCTCACTTTAGTCCCCCAACTCACGACCTCTGAACCAATCCCAGTGGTTCAGACCTCCCAACTGCGCAAAGTCTATCGCACCGGCTTCTGGCTCAATCAAAAAATTGAATCCCTAAAAAATTGCTCCCTCAGCGTCTATCAGGGAGAAACCTTTGGATTACTCGGTCCAAATGGAGCCGGGAAAACCACCCTCTTAAAAACCTTACTAGGAATTGTCCGTCCTACTGGCGGACAAGGATGGTTACTCGGACATCCCCTTGGTAATGTCAAGGTCAAGCAGCGCATTGGTTACTTACCAGAAAACCCCTACTTCTATGACTATCTCACCGGCTGGGAATTTTTGCAGTTTACCGCTGGACTATTTCAAATTCCCCATGAGGTAAAACGTAAACGTATTCCTCGGCTGTTAGAACTAGTAGGATTGTCCCAATCAGCAGCACGCAAGAAACAACTACGTCAGTATTCTAAAGGGATGCTCCAGCGCATCGGTATGGCCCAGGCACTGATTAATAACCCAGAAGTTGTATTTCTAGATGAACCCATGTCCGGTCTTGACCCCATGGGACGCTACCAAATCCGAGAGATTATTATGTCTCTGAAAGCTCAAGGCAAGACTATTTTCTTCAACAGCCATGTCTTGTCAGATGTGGAGAAAATTTGCGATCGCATCGCTATTCTCGCTAATGGGGAATTAATTTGTATGGGAGCGTTAGATGAACTTTTGGGTACCGATAACACCTACCGAGTTAAAGGCAAAGGTGGGAATATAGACATTATCAAACGGTGGCTGATGGAATTGGAATTTGAGGATGATTGCTGGTACGGTCAATTGCGAGGCGAACCCCAAGAGTTTATGGCTTCCCTCAGGCTGATGGATGCCCAATTGATCAGTATGACTTTAAATCGTCCTTCTTTGGAAGAGTTTTTTATGAAGCAGTTGAATAATCCGGGTTTGAGGGAGTAG
- a CDS encoding WD40 repeat domain-containing protein, with the protein MPDTMPDTISSSDDNTTATFTKHKSFPYSYKQTIVVDNSSYPYSITIETNHTWIERAVVSPDGQQLITAGRDGSIRIWDFKVNEVPDSSDNPKVFWSSHDFFSLRQLRHYFILGMSLW; encoded by the coding sequence ATGCCAGATACAATGCCAGATACAATTTCTAGCAGTGATGATAATACTACCGCAACTTTTACAAAACATAAAAGCTTTCCTTATTCTTATAAACAAACAATAGTTGTAGATAACTCGTCTTATCCTTATTCTATTACAATCGAAACAAATCACACTTGGATAGAAAGAGCGGTTGTCAGCCCTGATGGTCAGCAGTTGATTACCGCAGGTAGAGATGGCAGTATCCGGATTTGGGACTTTAAAGTTAATGAAGTTCCTGATTCGAGTGATAATCCTAAAGTATTCTGGTCGAGTCATGATTTTTTTTCCCTTAGACAGCTTAGACACTACTTTATTCTCGGGATGTCACTCTGGTGA
- a CDS encoding tetratricopeptide repeat protein — protein sequence MDKPMEIFKPRQQPKQTNSQNANFYYFRGISHLVVGRFQAAILELNEAIEIDPNHAAAYDNRGICLRELGKHQEALANFQKSAAIYQKQGKTDDYQKIIAKIHHLYSR from the coding sequence ATGGATAAGCCAATGGAAATTTTTAAGCCACGTCAGCAGCCAAAACAAACCAATTCTCAAAATGCTAATTTTTACTACTTTAGAGGAATTAGCCATCTAGTGGTGGGCAGATTTCAAGCAGCCATTCTGGAATTGAATGAAGCCATTGAGATTGACCCCAACCATGCTGCTGCCTATGACAACCGTGGCATATGCCTTCGAGAATTAGGAAAGCATCAAGAAGCCCTAGCAAATTTTCAAAAATCAGCTGCAATTTATCAAAAACAGGGTAAAACGGATGATTATCAGAAAATAATAGCCAAAATTCACCACCTTTACTCACGGTGA
- a CDS encoding filamentous hemagglutinin N-terminal domain-containing protein — protein MGAGKQVLTLTGGWARAMSITLGGVTLAMSGNCVLADNALADIVPDGTLGSEASVLIPNTTVRGEIADKIEGGATRGANLFHSFQEFNVGELQRVYFANPSGIENILTRVTGGNLSNILGTLGVDGSANLFLLNPNGIVFGSQARLDVAGSFFASTANSLVFGDGVEFSATSPEAPPLLTINITPGLQYGKDDPRTTITNAGNLTVGQDLTLAAGNLDLQGQLDAGNNLTLLAEDTVSIRDSIAQPFIANAGGLFIIQGNQSITIAAKNHSDSGLLAGLDLQLRSHNPIAGDTNYTVGGNISIEQLDGLPGNFISPHDPIILANGDVSLGNYTGASLHILAGGSVTVGDIEINSTDTGDNAISPDNSNPFLASLANVTLSDEARTSVVIDGSNQPTLDIRAGIDWTLLGGFPGNTDSGNLAPNFGTAATSADIEIGEIEINAPNGLVLLTNQYQANPSLVSETLKISSLLTGDGTDKNNFNTLKSQTFSGNGGSVFIDYRGGIDISVRIDASSASGQAGDITLITNGQLSLDGSFILSKTFGTENGRDIKIDTGSLFATDGAQIETSTFGKKAGEKANSGKITIVADDTVTFEGFKGKSEEKPETVENRTGIINIIRAGAEGNSGNISITTGSLILKGGAQIQVRVGDRQANNQSFEKSFGDSGDIEIFARDQVFFGTENDQFGGAVTSVEDGGVGNAGDISIEARSVSLTVGSLQSNTQGKGNAGKVEIIATETVTFDKGPNSILSRVNEGGKGNGGEVSIKTGSLFLTNGSGIISRTEGEGDGGKVTIEARDQVIIEGVRIKKDPVCNDPICPSGVFSSVSSKAMGNGGDINISTNQLILRDRGKISAEAFENENSLPFNGGNIDIETEFLIAFPPTPPDGSDILTKAPTGQGGDIIIDAFSIFGDIEERQAIPGNRTNDIDATGIINGNVTAL, from the coding sequence ATGGGAGCAGGAAAGCAGGTGCTCACCCTGACCGGAGGCTGGGCTAGGGCAATGTCAATCACCCTGGGTGGGGTAACCCTAGCCATGTCGGGAAACTGTGTTTTGGCCGACAATGCCTTGGCCGACATTGTTCCAGATGGGACATTGGGTTCAGAGGCTTCTGTGCTGATACCTAATACCACCGTCCGAGGAGAAATAGCCGATAAGATCGAAGGTGGCGCAACACGAGGGGCTAACCTATTTCACAGTTTCCAAGAATTTAATGTCGGGGAACTGCAACGGGTTTATTTTGCTAATCCCTCTGGAATCGAGAATATTCTAACCAGGGTAACCGGGGGGAATCTATCCAATATTCTAGGGACTTTGGGAGTAGATGGATCAGCAAATCTGTTTTTGCTCAATCCCAATGGCATTGTGTTTGGCTCCCAGGCCAGATTAGATGTAGCTGGTTCGTTTTTTGCCTCTACTGCTAATAGCTTGGTATTTGGTGATGGGGTGGAGTTTAGTGCGACATCGCCAGAAGCACCGCCACTGTTAACCATTAATATTACTCCAGGATTGCAGTATGGCAAAGATGACCCCAGGACAACAATTACAAATGCTGGGAATTTAACAGTAGGACAAGATTTAACTCTAGCCGCAGGTAATCTGGATTTACAGGGTCAACTGGATGCTGGTAACAATTTGACTCTGTTAGCAGAAGATACGGTCAGCATTAGGGATAGTATAGCGCAACCCTTTATTGCCAATGCCGGTGGTTTGTTCATAATCCAGGGAAATCAGTCAATTACTATTGCAGCAAAAAACCATTCCGATAGCGGTTTATTGGCTGGGTTAGATTTACAGTTGCGTTCGCATAATCCGATAGCAGGGGATACTAACTATACCGTTGGCGGAAATATCAGCATCGAGCAGTTAGATGGGTTACCAGGGAATTTCATCAGTCCCCATGATCCCATTATTCTGGCCAATGGGGATGTCAGTTTAGGAAACTATACCGGAGCATCACTGCATATTTTGGCAGGAGGGAGTGTTACCGTTGGAGACATCGAAATTAACTCTACCGATACTGGAGATAATGCGATTAGCCCTGATAACTCCAATCCGTTCTTGGCTAGTCTGGCCAATGTGACCTTGTCGGACGAAGCGAGAACGTCTGTAGTTATTGATGGCAGTAACCAACCTACTTTAGATATCCGTGCTGGCATAGATTGGACATTACTCGGCGGTTTTCCAGGAAATACCGATAGTGGCAACCTTGCGCCTAACTTTGGCACTGCTGCTACTAGTGCGGATATCGAAATTGGTGAGATTGAGATTAATGCTCCCAATGGACTAGTATTGTTAACCAATCAGTATCAAGCTAACCCATCCTTAGTGAGCGAAACCCTAAAAATTAGTTCGCTTCTGACTGGTGACGGTACGGATAAAAATAACTTCAATACCTTGAAGAGCCAGACATTTTCAGGGAATGGTGGCTCGGTCTTTATTGATTATCGCGGCGGGATTGACATAAGCGTTCGCATTGATGCCTCTTCCGCGTCTGGGCAAGCAGGGGATATTACGTTGATTACAAATGGTCAACTATCCCTTGACGGAAGTTTCATTCTTAGCAAAACCTTTGGCACCGAAAACGGTAGAGATATCAAGATCGATACTGGTTCCCTGTTTGCTACTGACGGTGCTCAGATCGAAACCAGTACCTTTGGTAAAAAAGCAGGTGAAAAAGCAAATTCCGGGAAAATTACCATTGTTGCTGATGATACAGTCACCTTTGAAGGCTTTAAAGGTAAATCTGAAGAGAAACCGGAGACAGTAGAGAATCGCACTGGTATTATCAATATTATCAGAGCAGGTGCGGAAGGTAACAGTGGTAACATTTCCATTACCACAGGTTCTTTAATTCTCAAGGGTGGCGCTCAAATCCAAGTCAGAGTTGGAGATCGACAGGCCAATAACCAATCCTTTGAAAAATCCTTTGGTGACTCGGGAGATATTGAAATTTTTGCCCGTGATCAAGTGTTCTTTGGTACCGAGAACGATCAATTTGGTGGTGCCGTCACTAGTGTCGAGGATGGAGGTGTCGGTAATGCTGGCGACATCAGCATCGAGGCAAGGTCGGTTTCGTTAACTGTTGGTTCGCTGCAATCCAACACCCAAGGGAAAGGGAATGCGGGTAAGGTAGAGATTATTGCTACAGAAACAGTAACCTTCGACAAAGGACCTAATTCTATCCTAAGTAGGGTTAATGAAGGCGGCAAGGGCAATGGTGGCGAGGTTTCTATAAAAACTGGTTCACTTTTTCTTACCAATGGTTCTGGCATTATTTCTCGGACAGAAGGGGAAGGAGATGGGGGTAAGGTAACAATTGAGGCACGGGATCAGGTGATCATCGAGGGGGTAAGGATTAAAAAAGATCCTGTTTGCAATGATCCTATATGTCCCAGTGGTGTATTCAGTAGTGTGTCATCAAAAGCGATGGGAAATGGTGGAGATATAAATATCTCAACTAATCAGCTCATACTGCGAGATCGCGGCAAGATTTCTGCTGAGGCTTTTGAGAATGAGAATTCCCTGCCATTCAATGGTGGCAACATCGATATTGAGACCGAATTTCTGATTGCCTTTCCCCCAACTCCTCCTGATGGTAGCGATATCCTTACCAAAGCTCCAACCGGACAAGGGGGTGATATAATCATCGATGCCTTCAGCATTTTTGGTGATATTGAAGAGCGCCAAGCCATCCCAGGCAATCGCACCAATGATATAGATGCCACTGGTATCATAAACGGTAATGTGACTGCTCTGTAA
- a CDS encoding DUF4351 domain-containing protein, whose amino-acid sequence MLRLLARRIGEVSPEMRLTFGHATRTQVQALSLPQLEALGEALLDFRKPDDLDEWMRSLSVADSKSNS is encoded by the coding sequence ATACTCCGCCTCCTCGCACGACGCATTGGCGAAGTGTCCCCAGAAATGCGATTGACCTTTGGTCACGCTACGCGAACGCAGGTTCAAGCCTTATCCCTCCCTCAGCTTGAAGCTTTGGGGGAAGCGTTGTTGGACTTTAGGAAACCTGACGATTTGGATGAATGGATGCGTTCACTATCTGTTGCTGATAGCAAATCGAACTCGTAG
- a CDS encoding WD40 repeat domain-containing protein, translating to MLGLGTGLVFSLIGQRNALIVQIQASRQAAEANLQSGQELEAWLNSLRAGKSLKDWPGYLSLFKPDANLKIQVTKTLHKVVYGVRERNRLGKHQGRVIGLGISPDGSRIASVDDAGIICLWDRSGKLLNDDCFQGPLGRVLSASFNPDVSLLATMTASVDSNGSIQGNNSIVTLALSDLETQQQVKLNQEPHKGWTWEVVFSQDGEQLATWE from the coding sequence ATGCTGGGGTTAGGTACAGGTTTAGTATTCTCCTTAATTGGTCAAAGAAACGCCCTGATAGTTCAAATTCAGGCTTCTCGGCAAGCCGCTGAAGCAAACTTACAATCAGGTCAAGAGTTAGAAGCTTGGCTTAACAGTTTACGAGCAGGTAAATCTCTTAAAGATTGGCCGGGATACTTATCCTTATTCAAGCCAGACGCTAATCTAAAAATACAAGTTACAAAAACACTGCACAAGGTGGTTTATGGAGTAAGAGAACGGAATCGCCTGGGAAAACATCAAGGCAGAGTGATAGGTCTTGGTATTAGCCCCGATGGCAGCAGAATCGCTAGTGTTGATGACGCGGGAATCATCTGCTTGTGGGACAGGTCAGGCAAACTTCTGAATGATGATTGTTTCCAAGGACCATTAGGCAGGGTTCTAAGTGCCAGTTTTAACCCTGATGTCAGTTTACTTGCTACCATGACTGCCAGTGTGGATTCTAATGGCAGTATTCAGGGAAATAATAGCATTGTTACCTTGGCTTTATCGGACTTAGAAACTCAACAGCAAGTTAAGCTAAATCAAGAGCCTCATAAAGGTTGGACTTGGGAGGTCGTCTTTAGCCAGGATGGCGAGCAACTTGCTACTTGGGAATAG
- a CDS encoding ATP-grasp domain-containing protein, translated as MRVIFCDSVFDHKLIEPDYEEEMKAAIGAGFITSLFSFEDLSDGNVSRALRYVENAEVEELAIYRGWMLTPSSYGLLYHGLLKKNIKLVNTPAEFKSCHYLPEYYPKIKDLTPKSNWTVGQEMNNWEVINSLTDEFGNAPIIVKDYVKSEKHNWHEACFIPDASNKPNVKKIVERFIELRGSALNEGLVFRKFEELEFLMEHSKSGMPLTKEYRLFFVFGKLVKMFNYWDEGDYGDTICDLTPFIDVAKEIDSNFFTMDIAKKTNDAWMIIELGDGQTAGLPDNANLEEFYMELNKNIGQHV; from the coding sequence ATGAGAGTAATATTTTGCGATAGCGTCTTTGACCATAAACTGATAGAACCTGATTACGAAGAAGAGATGAAAGCGGCTATTGGAGCTGGCTTCATAACTTCCCTATTCAGCTTTGAAGACTTGAGTGATGGCAACGTAAGTCGTGCATTAAGGTATGTGGAAAATGCGGAAGTTGAGGAATTGGCTATTTATCGTGGATGGATGTTAACGCCTTCATCCTATGGGTTACTTTATCATGGGCTTTTAAAAAAGAATATCAAACTGGTCAATACTCCAGCAGAATTCAAATCTTGTCACTATTTACCTGAGTATTATCCAAAAATCAAGGATTTGACACCAAAATCAAATTGGACAGTGGGTCAGGAAATGAATAATTGGGAAGTGATTAATTCCCTGACCGATGAGTTTGGCAATGCTCCTATTATTGTCAAGGATTATGTAAAATCAGAAAAGCACAACTGGCATGAAGCCTGCTTTATCCCAGATGCATCCAATAAACCTAACGTAAAGAAGATAGTAGAAAGGTTCATTGAGCTGCGAGGTTCGGCCTTGAATGAAGGGCTGGTTTTCCGAAAATTTGAAGAGCTGGAATTTTTAATGGAACATTCTAAAAGTGGTATGCCATTAACAAAAGAGTACAGACTATTCTTCGTTTTTGGCAAATTGGTAAAAATGTTTAATTATTGGGATGAAGGTGACTATGGTGATACAATATGCGACCTCACGCCCTTTATTGATGTTGCCAAAGAAATAGATAGTAATTTTTTCACGATGGATATTGCCAAGAAGACTAATGATGCGTGGATGATTATAGAGCTTGGTGATGGTCAAACAGCTGGGCTACCGGATAATGCCAACTTGGAGGAATTTTATATGGAATTAAACAAAAACATAGGGCAGCATGTTTAA
- a CDS encoding BrnT family toxin, with protein sequence MGLHFEWDVQKAAINKNKHQVSFEEATTVFGDPFSLTIEDPLHSVGEKRFVIIGRSYKQRTLVVVHTERGNSIRIISARLATSPEKRTYEENNDY encoded by the coding sequence GTGGGATTACATTTTGAGTGGGATGTACAAAAGGCAGCTATCAATAAGAACAAGCATCAAGTTTCATTTGAAGAAGCAACTACTGTTTTTGGAGATCCTTTCTCTCTGACAATTGAAGATCCATTACACTCAGTAGGTGAGAAGCGATTTGTTATTATAGGGAGATCGTACAAACAAAGAACACTTGTAGTAGTTCATACTGAGCGGGGCAATAGCATTAGAATTATTAGTGCTCGTTTGGCTACATCACCAGAGAAAAGGACATACGAGGAGAACAATGACTATTAA
- a CDS encoding caspase family protein has product MATLSNFNKFLSHTLPEQVTENDRLFFYFAGHGVALNGDDGPAGYLIPQDAKLGDTNSYLPMTLLHDALIQLPCRHFLGILDCCFAGAFKWSSTRDLLTSPEVIHQERYDRFISDPAWQIITSSASDQKALDNFNLDSVRGQVGNHSPFAAALLEALEGAGDIYPPAKNGKPAVDGVITATELYLHLRDRVEIPTDKCRQRQTPGIWCLNKHDKGEYIFLSPGHELNLPPAPPLDHSQNPYRGLKSFDEKHSSLFFGRTLLVEKLEDFVKANPLTVVLGASGSGKSSLVKAGLIPKLRQSQTEKWCILPPIRPGETPLQPLNNVLCNAKLPRVEPQNPQHNLAMSIDVWAKNNPNSKLLLFIDQSEEIITLCQNLDERKEFFQQILTAINAHGDKLRVVLSLRSDFEPQVKDAGKRSVGEELNWGRFIVPAMTRAELGEAIEKPAQARVMYFQPDELVEQLIDQVVDMPGALPLLSFALSEFFLKYLRRQREAQYRGITIDRALTQADYIELGGVMRSLTQRADQEYEALVNENPAYAQVIRHVMLRMVALGGGELARRRVPLSELEYPPAKNGLVKEVIERFTNARLLVNGVDAGGNPYVEPAHDALVRGWQKLLQWKQNQEESLLLQRRLTTAAVEWKSQQQAKFLWNANPRLDLLKKLSKSDDNWLNQVEAEFVRRSIGRKSFNTRIGVLRSQLCWG; this is encoded by the coding sequence GTGGCAACTCTGTCTAACTTTAACAAATTTTTATCCCATACCTTACCCGAACAAGTCACTGAAAATGACCGCTTATTCTTTTACTTTGCTGGTCATGGAGTAGCTCTTAATGGGGATGATGGCCCGGCGGGTTACTTAATTCCTCAAGATGCCAAACTGGGCGATACTAATAGTTATCTGCCCATGACTTTGTTACACGATGCTTTAATTCAATTACCCTGTCGTCATTTCTTGGGTATCCTCGACTGCTGTTTTGCTGGTGCTTTTAAATGGTCGAGTACCAGGGATTTATTAACCTCGCCAGAAGTAATTCACCAAGAGCGTTATGACCGTTTTATTAGTGACCCAGCCTGGCAAATCATTACGTCCTCAGCCTCGGACCAAAAAGCCCTCGATAACTTTAATTTAGATAGCGTACGCGGTCAAGTCGGTAATCATTCCCCTTTTGCAGCGGCATTATTAGAAGCACTAGAAGGTGCAGGAGATATCTATCCTCCCGCCAAAAATGGTAAACCGGCGGTCGATGGGGTAATTACAGCCACCGAATTATATTTACATTTACGGGATCGAGTAGAAATACCCACAGACAAATGCCGTCAGCGACAAACCCCTGGTATTTGGTGTTTAAACAAACACGATAAGGGAGAATATATCTTTCTTTCTCCCGGACATGAACTTAATTTACCACCAGCACCACCTTTGGATCACTCACAAAATCCCTATCGCGGTTTAAAGTCCTTTGACGAGAAACACAGTTCACTGTTTTTCGGTAGAACATTACTAGTAGAAAAGTTAGAAGATTTTGTCAAAGCTAATCCCTTAACAGTGGTGTTGGGTGCTTCCGGTTCCGGTAAATCGAGCTTGGTCAAGGCAGGATTAATTCCCAAACTACGGCAATCTCAGACTGAGAAATGGTGTATTTTGCCACCCATCCGTCCTGGTGAGACGCCCTTGCAACCGTTAAATAATGTGCTATGTAATGCTAAGTTACCAAGGGTAGAGCCACAAAACCCCCAGCATAACCTGGCAATGAGCATTGATGTTTGGGCGAAGAATAACCCCAATTCTAAGTTATTACTGTTTATTGACCAAAGCGAAGAAATTATTACACTCTGTCAAAACTTAGATGAGCGTAAGGAGTTTTTCCAACAGATACTCACAGCCATAAATGCCCATGGGGATAAATTACGGGTAGTACTATCCCTACGGTCTGACTTTGAACCCCAAGTCAAGGATGCTGGCAAAAGGAGTGTCGGGGAAGAACTTAACTGGGGACGATTTATTGTACCAGCGATGACGCGAGCTGAACTGGGCGAAGCGATTGAGAAACCCGCTCAAGCACGGGTGATGTATTTTCAGCCCGACGAATTAGTAGAACAATTGATTGATCAAGTGGTGGATATGCCGGGAGCATTACCCCTGCTGTCTTTTGCCTTGAGTGAATTCTTCCTCAAGTATTTAAGGCGGCAACGGGAGGCACAATACAGGGGTATTACTATTGACCGGGCGTTGACTCAAGCCGATTATATTGAATTGGGGGGAGTAATGCGATCGCTAACTCAAAGAGCAGATCAAGAATATGAGGCGCTAGTTAATGAAAACCCTGCTTATGCCCAAGTTATCCGTCATGTGATGCTGCGGATGGTCGCCCTTGGTGGAGGTGAATTAGCCCGTAGGCGCGTACCGTTATCAGAATTAGAATATCCGCCAGCGAAAAATGGTTTAGTGAAGGAAGTAATTGAGCGCTTTACCAACGCAAGGTTATTGGTGAATGGAGTTGATGCTGGTGGGAATCCCTATGTGGAACCAGCCCATGATGCTTTGGTGCGGGGTTGGCAAAAGCTGCTGCAGTGGAAACAAAACCAGGAAGAAAGCTTACTTCTACAACGGCGGTTGACGACCGCAGCGGTGGAGTGGAAAAGCCAGCAACAGGCAAAGTTTCTTTGGAATGCTAACCCACGTCTTGATTTGTTGAAAAAGTTATCTAAATCCGATGATAATTGGCTTAACCAAGTGGAAGCTGAGTTTGTGCGGCGCAGTATTGGGCGAAAAAGCTTTAATACTCGAATTGGGGTGTTGCGATCGCAGTTATGCTGGGGTTAG